One genomic region from Magallana gigas chromosome 3, xbMagGiga1.1, whole genome shotgun sequence encodes:
- the LOC105342577 gene encoding fer-related kinase 1 produces the protein MTTSITFAQDIVRCNLCENPGDHLCRLCQLTLCLECTPKHLSDKGTTHEIVGLTSQTSTDIVTRVECLDHSKSVCEIYCNDCLIPICAKCVIDKHKQHTLVSFDEFLERKKVDILNDIQEMESTVLPEFQKEKTEDYEKDFEKTMRNICVQEDLIFQAVKKAGNDLRAQASKHKADNLEKANQNAKLEKEMSMLIQNARSILERNDPKEILIFKGLKYKVYPCPVDLKKKALSLRNAAIDENDVSSLFGTLLDIEEKSVLSRGENLELQTWFHGFITREEANQLLKKNGDFLVREKTKGTNKNCFVLSTYQNDRLCHIQVSDLLNKISMDHGSTLIDFVEQLLCKGEQTFVKDKHFILRSPVDRSHYQLDYDKIALGQKIETIDNGLNLHRGQFGDHGSLVIHGEERENQIFRYVELLRHLVHPNVVRLKGYSALQKPVLLVIEYMSDSLPHYLRKTGKSISTKQRISMCLHVAKGMAFLHQEKYIHRDLAARNCLVTGDHFVKICGFSMTEKGEVYSSDRSETIPIKWAAPEAFISGNYVLLSDVWSFGILMWEIFSPGMVPYPGMSNIETRDKVIKGYRMEAPKNTPKACYNIMMNCWDDQPAYRSHFVDLIEKLQQLL, from the exons GCTTGACTTCGCAGACATCAACAGACATTGTGACACGCGTTGAATGTTTGGACCATAGCAAATCAGTTTGTGAGATTTATTGCAATGATTGCCTAATCCCCATCTGTGCTAAATGTGTCATTGATAAACACAAACAACATACTCTCGTATCATTCGACGAATTTCTAGAAAGGAAAAAGGTAGACATTTTGAACGACATCCAAGAAATGGAAAGCACGGTTTTGCCGGAATTTCAAAAAGAGAAAACGGAGGATTACGAAAAGGACTTTGAAAAAACGATGAGAAACATTTGCGTTCAAGAGGATTTAATTTTCCAAGCGGTAAAGAAAGCTGGCAATGACTTAAGAGCCCAAGCATCAAAACACAAGGCAGATAATTTAGAAAAAGCAAATCAAAATGCTAAGTTGGAAAAAGAGATGTCCATGCTCATTCAAAATGCCCGATCTATACTCGAAAGAAACGATCCCaaagaaattttgatatttaaaggaTTAAAATACAAGGTTTACCCATGTCCTGTGGATCTAAAAAAGAAAGCATTGTCTTTACGAAATGCAGCAATTGACGAAAATGATGTATCATCCCTGTTTGGCACACTTCTCGATATAGAAGAAAAA AGTGTGTTAAGCAGAGGAGAGAACCTTGAACTACAAACCTGGTTTCATGGGTTTATCACAAGGGAAGAAGCAAATCAACTTCTGAAGAAAAATGGAGATTTCCTCGTCCGTGAAAAAACTAAAGGCACAAACAAAAACTGTTTTGTTCTTTCAACGTACCAAAATGACCGCCTATGTCACATACAAGTTAGCGATTTGCTAAATAAA ataaGTATGGACCATGGATCCACTTTGATTGATTTTGTTGAGCAACTTCTTTGCAAAGGAGAGCAGACTTTTGTCAAAGACAAACACTTCATATTACGTTCCCCTGTAGATAGAAGTCATTATCAGCTTGACTACGATAAAATTGCACTGGGCCAAAAGATTGAGACT ATTGATAATGGCCTAAATTTACACAGAGGACAATTTGGTGACCATGGGTCTTTAGTTATACACGGCGAGGAaagagaaaatcaaatattcagATACGTCGAGCTTCTGCGCCATCTGGTCCATCCAAATGTAGTGCGGCTGAAGGGGTACTCAGCTCTACAGAAGCCAGTACTACTGGTGATAGAGTATATGTCTG ATTCGCTGCCGCATTATCTGAGAAAAACGGGAAAATCCATatcaacaaaacaaagaataagcATGTGTCTCCATGTGGCAAAAGGAATGGCATTTTTACATCAGGAAAAGTACATTCATAG gGATTTAGCAGCAAGGAACTGTTTGGTAACTGGGGatcattttgtcaaaatctgTGGATTCTCAATGACAGAAAAGGGAGAGGTATATTCCTCCGATAGGTCGGAAACGATTCCGATCAAGTGGGCAGCCCCAGAAGCTTTCAtttcag gaaattaCGTACTGTTGAGTGATGTCTGGAGTTTTGGAATCCTGATGTGGGAGATATTTTCACCCGGAATGGTGCCTTATCCAGGAATGAGTAACATTGAAACTCGTGATAAAGTTATAAAAG GCTACAGAATGGAAGCACCGAAGAATACACCAAAGGCTTGTTACAATATAATGATGAATTGTTGGGATGATCAGCCTGCATACCGGAGCCACTTTGTGGATCTCATAGAGAAACTGCAGCAATTACTTTAG